In Streptomyces sp. NBC_00433, a single genomic region encodes these proteins:
- the nagB gene encoding glucosamine-6-phosphate deaminase, which produces MEVVIVPDAAAGGGLIADAMAALLHRKPDALLGVATGSTPLPVYQALAAKVRAGAVDASRARVCQLDEYVGLPTGHPESYRSVVLREVVEPLGLSPEAFMGPDGAAEDVQAACEAYDDALASAGGVDLQLLGIGTDGHIGFNEPCSSLASRTRIKTLTEQTRVDNARFFGGDIAAVPHHVITQGIGTILEARHLVLLATGEGKAEAVAATVEGPVAAVVPASALQLHPHATVIVDEPAAAKLKLAPYFRATYAAKPSWQGL; this is translated from the coding sequence GTGGAAGTTGTCATCGTCCCGGACGCCGCGGCAGGCGGCGGCCTCATCGCGGATGCCATGGCCGCGCTGCTCCACCGCAAGCCGGACGCGCTCCTCGGCGTGGCCACCGGATCGACCCCGCTGCCCGTCTACCAGGCGCTCGCCGCCAAGGTGCGGGCCGGCGCGGTGGACGCCTCCCGCGCCAGGGTCTGCCAACTGGACGAATACGTGGGGCTGCCCACCGGGCACCCCGAGTCGTACCGCTCGGTCGTGCTGCGCGAGGTCGTGGAACCGCTCGGGCTGTCCCCCGAGGCCTTCATGGGCCCCGACGGCGCCGCCGAGGACGTCCAGGCCGCCTGCGAGGCGTACGACGACGCGCTCGCCTCGGCCGGCGGGGTGGACCTCCAACTGCTCGGCATCGGCACGGACGGGCACATCGGCTTCAACGAGCCGTGCTCGTCGCTCGCCTCCCGCACCAGGATCAAGACGCTCACCGAGCAGACCCGGGTGGACAACGCCCGCTTCTTCGGCGGCGACATCGCGGCCGTGCCGCACCATGTCATCACGCAGGGCATCGGCACGATTCTTGAGGCGCGGCACCTTGTGCTGCTCGCCACGGGCGAGGGCAAGGCGGAGGCGGTCGCCGCCACCGTCGAAGGGCCCGTCGCCGCGGTCGTCCCGGCCTCGGCGCTCCAGCTCCACCCGCACGCCACGGTCATCGTCGACGAGCCCGCTGCCGCGAAGCTCAAGCTGGCCCCGTACTTCCGCGCCACCTACGCCGCGAAGCCCTCCTGGCAGGGCCTGTAG
- a CDS encoding pyridoxal-phosphate dependent enzyme gives MCAAPSLLEPRPPSPLTEVADERLERHGVRLLLKRDDLVHPDLPGNKFRKLRLNLAAALADGHDTLLTFGGAYSNHLRAVAAAGRLLGLRTVGVVRGEELAGRPLNASLAVAAADGMRLDFVDRATYRRKAEPDVLAALLARHGRARVLPEGGSNALAAAGCADLGRELSGAADVVAVPCGTGGTLAGLAAGLEAGHIAEPGECTEARQCAEAIGFPVLRGGGFLAGDVLRLQQEAFGGRRGRWRLDDRFHHGGFARSSPALEEFAADFGRRHGLDPERVYVAKMLHGVVTLACEGAFPPGTRVAAVITG, from the coding sequence GTGTGTGCCGCGCCGTCGCTCCTGGAACCGCGACCGCCGTCGCCCCTGACCGAGGTGGCGGACGAGCGGCTGGAGCGGCACGGGGTGCGGCTGCTGCTCAAGCGGGACGACCTGGTCCACCCGGATCTGCCGGGCAACAAGTTCCGCAAGCTGCGGCTGAACCTGGCCGCCGCGCTCGCGGACGGGCACGACACCCTGCTGACCTTCGGCGGCGCCTACTCCAACCATCTGCGGGCGGTAGCGGCGGCCGGCCGGCTGCTCGGCCTGCGGACCGTCGGGGTGGTGCGGGGCGAGGAGTTGGCGGGCCGCCCGCTCAACGCGTCGCTCGCGGTGGCCGCGGCCGACGGCATGCGGCTGGATTTCGTCGACCGGGCGACGTACCGCCGCAAGGCGGAGCCGGACGTGCTCGCCGCGCTGCTCGCCCGGCACGGCCGCGCCCGCGTCCTGCCGGAGGGCGGCTCCAACGCATTGGCGGCCGCCGGGTGCGCGGACCTGGGCAGGGAGCTGAGCGGCGCCGCCGATGTGGTGGCGGTCCCGTGCGGCACGGGCGGCACGCTCGCGGGACTGGCCGCGGGACTGGAGGCGGGGCATATTGCCGAGCCGGGGGAATGTACCGAGGCGCGGCAGTGTGCCGAGGCGATCGGCTTTCCCGTGCTGCGCGGCGGCGGCTTCCTGGCCGGGGACGTGCTGCGGTTGCAGCAGGAGGCGTTCGGTGGGCGCCGGGGGCGCTGGCGGCTGGACGACCGCTTCCACCACGGCGGCTTCGCCAGGAGCAGCCCCGCGCTGGAGGAATTCGCCGCGGACTTCGGGCGGCGGCACGGCCTGGACCCGGAGCGGGTCTACGTGGCGAAGATGCTGCACGGTGTCGTGACGCTGGCCTGCGAAGGGGCCTTCCCGCCGGGCACCCGGGTCGCCGCGGTGATCACCGGATGA
- a CDS encoding MurR/RpiR family transcriptional regulator, whose translation MHQIVQESPTDRSWDATAPSDSADALTAMVRGLLPSLTPAAARIASLIVEDPAQVARSTISELSALAGTSESSIVRTARALGFAGYPELRLALAASAARQAPRSTLSAGITREDSAAEVIAKLVHTESQAVQETASQLDPAELDRAVRAVCGGGQLHIAGVGASGLVAQDLQQKLARIGRPCHAHGDSQSALTSAVLLGPGDVFLAVSHSGESRDVLEPLRRAAAEGATTVVITNHPLSTAARLADHVLVSAGRETTFRPGAMASRISQLVVVDCLFVCVAQRTPETSSRALRLTHEALESDRTT comes from the coding sequence GTGCACCAAATAGTCCAGGAGTCACCGACCGACCGATCGTGGGACGCCACTGCGCCCAGTGACTCGGCCGACGCGCTCACCGCCATGGTGCGGGGGCTGCTGCCCTCGCTCACCCCAGCCGCCGCCCGTATCGCCTCCCTCATCGTGGAGGACCCGGCGCAGGTCGCCCGCAGCACCATCTCCGAGTTGAGCGCGCTCGCCGGGACGAGCGAGTCCTCGATCGTGCGGACCGCCCGCGCGCTCGGATTCGCCGGCTATCCCGAGCTGCGGCTCGCCCTGGCCGCTTCCGCCGCGCGGCAGGCGCCGCGCTCCACGCTCAGCGCCGGCATCACGCGGGAGGACTCGGCGGCCGAGGTCATCGCCAAGCTCGTCCACACCGAGTCGCAGGCCGTCCAGGAGACGGCCAGCCAGCTCGATCCCGCGGAGCTGGACCGGGCCGTCAGAGCGGTCTGCGGCGGCGGGCAGCTGCATATCGCCGGGGTCGGCGCGTCTGGCCTGGTCGCCCAGGACCTCCAGCAGAAGCTGGCCCGTATCGGCCGGCCCTGCCATGCGCACGGCGACTCGCAGTCCGCGCTCACCAGCGCGGTGCTGCTCGGTCCCGGGGACGTCTTCCTCGCGGTGTCGCACTCCGGTGAGAGCCGCGACGTGCTCGAACCGCTGCGGCGGGCCGCCGCGGAGGGCGCCACCACCGTGGTGATCACGAACCACCCGCTCTCCACGGCCGCGCGGCTGGCCGACCACGTGCTGGTGTCCGCGGGACGCGAGACCACGTTCAGGCCGGGGGCCATGGCCTCCCGGATCAGCCAGCTCGTCGTGGTCGACTGCCTCTTCGTCTGCGTGGCGCAACGGACCCCCGAGACGTCCAGCCGCGCCTTGCGCCTCACCCACGAGGCGCTCGAAAGCGACCGCACCACTTAA
- a CDS encoding N-acetylmuramoyl-L-alanine amidase has product MHRPNGPTRRRRTLTLAAALSLLAGLSVTAVTTGAARAADPQSARQAEFTAAAREFGVPLPVLEAVSYYETRWEAHAGQANAEAGYGPMNLTDLTAATLDADGLSTQSPRYAPLLTAPAEHTAAAAAHLLGAATADVTGGEAQNIRGGAALLASYAKGYGHGRLPRGTDGWYAAAARYSQSTEDKVAQAFADGVWSTMAAGATRTTADGQLVTLAPVRGLHPDRADVRKLGLTEVTPPRSSTPAECPTSLHCDVIPGAYTLLDPSNLADYGSHDLADRPNGSLDIRYITLHSTDETYDGTLDLFNDPTYAAGAHYVVRSQDGQVTQMIPTKDIAWDSANRSFYQHSVAIEQEGWATHGAAWFSEDLYRSTASLVRYLAAKYDIPLDRAHILGHDNIPGGTEAGVATQHWDPGPGWDWEHFFDLLGAPIRATAPAGSPVVAIKPGYARNTRSTTYCDDVQGYKRFPGPYRSFDCPVTSQDAPASFVPLHTAPSTTAPLVADPYLHPDGSAGTSAMNDWGDKAPAGEQYVVADRVPGWTAIWWGGTKAWLQDSPAHPATVPVRATRIVPKAGATSIPVYTTAYPEASVYPPDFVAFEGGTAPRPQLARAKYSIPAGQSYVAAGPAVPTDSYFAIYYDGSAPYDQHDFVGATKVYEIVYNHRMAFVNAADVDVVTSTS; this is encoded by the coding sequence ATGCACCGCCCGAACGGACCCACCCGCCGCCGCCGCACCCTGACGCTGGCCGCCGCCCTGTCCCTGCTGGCCGGCCTGTCGGTGACCGCCGTCACCACCGGCGCGGCGCGGGCCGCCGACCCGCAGTCCGCACGGCAGGCGGAATTCACCGCGGCGGCGCGGGAGTTCGGCGTACCACTGCCCGTACTCGAAGCGGTGTCGTACTACGAGACCCGCTGGGAGGCGCACGCCGGGCAGGCCAACGCCGAGGCGGGCTACGGCCCGATGAACCTCACCGACCTGACCGCGGCGACGCTGGACGCGGACGGGCTGAGCACCCAGTCGCCGCGCTACGCCCCGCTTCTCACCGCCCCCGCCGAGCACACCGCGGCAGCCGCGGCCCACCTGCTCGGCGCGGCCACGGCGGACGTCACCGGCGGCGAGGCGCAGAACATCCGCGGCGGCGCCGCCCTGCTCGCCTCGTACGCCAAGGGCTACGGCCACGGCAGGCTGCCGCGCGGCACCGACGGGTGGTACGCCGCCGCGGCCCGCTACAGCCAGTCCACCGAGGACAAGGTCGCGCAGGCCTTCGCCGACGGCGTGTGGTCCACCATGGCCGCCGGCGCCACCCGCACCACCGCGGACGGCCAGCTGGTCACCCTGGCACCCGTCCGCGGCCTGCACCCGGACCGCGCCGACGTGCGCAAACTCGGCCTGACCGAGGTCACCCCGCCCAGGAGCAGCACCCCCGCGGAATGCCCCACGTCACTGCACTGCGACGTCATCCCGGGCGCCTACACCCTGCTCGACCCGTCGAACCTCGCCGACTACGGCAGCCACGACCTCGCCGACCGCCCGAACGGCAGCCTCGACATCCGCTACATCACCCTGCACAGCACCGACGAGACCTACGACGGCACCCTCGACCTCTTCAACGACCCGACCTACGCGGCCGGCGCCCACTACGTCGTCAGGTCCCAGGACGGCCAGGTCACCCAGATGATCCCGACCAAGGACATCGCCTGGGACAGCGCCAACCGCTCCTTCTACCAGCACTCCGTCGCCATCGAGCAGGAGGGCTGGGCGACCCACGGCGCCGCCTGGTTCAGCGAGGACCTCTACCGCTCCACGGCCTCCCTGGTCCGCTACCTGGCCGCGAAGTACGACATCCCGCTGGACCGCGCCCACATCCTCGGCCACGACAACATCCCCGGCGGCACCGAGGCCGGCGTCGCCACCCAGCACTGGGACCCGGGACCGGGCTGGGACTGGGAGCACTTCTTCGACCTGCTCGGCGCCCCGATCCGGGCCACCGCGCCCGCGGGCAGCCCCGTGGTGGCCATCAAGCCCGGTTACGCCCGCAACACCCGGTCCACGACCTACTGCGACGACGTGCAGGGCTACAAGCGGTTCCCCGGCCCTTACCGCAGCTTCGACTGCCCCGTCACCTCGCAGGACGCCCCCGCGTCCTTCGTGCCGCTGCACACCGCGCCCAGCACCACCGCGCCGCTGGTCGCCGACCCCTACCTGCACCCCGACGGCTCCGCCGGGACCAGCGCCATGAACGACTGGGGCGACAAGGCGCCCGCCGGCGAGCAGTACGTCGTCGCCGACCGCGTCCCCGGCTGGACGGCCATCTGGTGGGGCGGCACGAAGGCCTGGCTCCAGGACTCCCCCGCCCACCCCGCGACCGTCCCCGTCCGCGCCACCCGCATCGTCCCCAAGGCAGGCGCCACGTCCATCCCCGTCTACACCACGGCCTACCCAGAAGCCTCCGTCTACCCCCCGGACTTCGTCGCCTTCGAGGGCGGCACCGCCCCCCGCCCCCAGCTGGCCCGCGCCAAATACTCCATCCCGGCCGGCCAGTCCTACGTGGCCGCCGGCCCCGCGGTCCCGACCGACTCCTACTTCGCGATCTACTACGACGGCTCGGCGCCGTACGACCAGCACGATTTCGTCGGGGCGACGAAGGTGTACGAGATCGTCTACAACCACCGGATGGCGTTCGTGAACGCCGCGGACGTGGACGTGGTCACATCAACGTCCTGA
- a CDS encoding diacylglycerol kinase family protein, giving the protein MRALLVVNPAATTTSARVRDVISTALASDLKLEVATTEYRGHARDLARRAVEGGETELVVSLGGDGTVNEIVNGLLHRGPDPDSLPQLAVVPGGSTNVFARALGLPNDAVEATGALLDALRAGSSRTVGLGLVSGTPGTEDEGVPDRWFTFCAGLGFDAGVVGRVEQQRELGKRSTHALYLRQVARQFVADPHRRHGTITLERPDAEPVAGLTTAIVCNTAPWTYLGNRPVYASPEASFDTALDLLGIHKMSTLSGTRYAAQLLRSTAERGPRGKHTLALHDLTDFTLQSQAALPFQVDGDHLGLRTSATFTGVRRALRVIV; this is encoded by the coding sequence ATGCGCGCACTTCTCGTCGTCAATCCCGCCGCGACCACCACCAGCGCGCGGGTGCGCGATGTGATCAGCACCGCACTGGCCAGTGATCTCAAGCTGGAGGTCGCGACCACCGAATACCGCGGACACGCGCGCGACCTGGCCCGGCGGGCGGTGGAGGGCGGCGAGACCGAGCTGGTGGTGTCGCTCGGCGGCGACGGCACCGTCAACGAGATCGTCAACGGCCTGCTGCACCGTGGCCCCGACCCCGACTCGCTGCCGCAGCTCGCGGTGGTCCCCGGCGGATCGACCAATGTCTTCGCGCGGGCGCTCGGCCTGCCCAATGACGCGGTGGAGGCGACCGGCGCCCTGCTGGACGCGCTGCGCGCCGGGTCCTCGCGGACGGTGGGCCTGGGGCTGGTGAGCGGCACCCCCGGCACCGAGGACGAGGGGGTGCCCGACCGCTGGTTCACCTTCTGCGCGGGCCTCGGCTTCGACGCCGGCGTGGTGGGGCGGGTGGAGCAGCAGCGGGAGTTGGGCAAGCGTTCGACGCATGCGCTGTATCTGCGCCAGGTGGCCCGGCAGTTCGTCGCCGACCCGCACCGCAGGCACGGCACGATCACGCTGGAGCGCCCCGACGCGGAGCCGGTGGCGGGTCTCACGACGGCGATAGTGTGCAACACCGCCCCGTGGACGTATCTGGGCAACCGGCCGGTCTACGCCTCTCCCGAGGCGTCCTTCGACACCGCGCTTGACCTGCTGGGCATCCACAAGATGTCCACTTTGTCCGGCACGCGCTACGCGGCGCAACTGCTCCGCTCCACCGCGGAGCGCGGCCCGCGGGGCAAGCACACCCTGGCGCTGCACGATCTGACGGACTTCACCTTGCAATCGCAGGCGGCACTGCCCTTCCAGGTGGACGGTGACCACCTCGGGCTGCGTACGAGCGCGACCTTCACAGGCGTACGCCGTGCACTGCGTGTGATTGTGTAA
- a CDS encoding GNAT family N-acetyltransferase gives MIRPATPADLPVLHALIRELADYERALSEAKATESQLHTALFGPDPVAHALIAADDATGEPAGFALWFRNFSTWTGTAGLYLEDLYVRPQARGAGHGKALLAALAAICVERGWSRFEWSVLDWNEKALAVYRSIGALPQDEWTVQRLTGPALAALAATRSDNRTNSHAN, from the coding sequence ATGATCCGCCCCGCGACTCCCGCCGACCTGCCGGTCCTGCACGCCCTGATCCGTGAACTCGCCGACTACGAGCGGGCGCTGAGCGAGGCGAAGGCCACCGAGTCGCAGTTGCACACCGCGCTCTTCGGCCCCGACCCGGTCGCCCACGCGCTGATCGCGGCCGACGACGCCACCGGCGAGCCGGCCGGCTTCGCGCTGTGGTTCCGCAACTTCTCCACCTGGACCGGCACCGCCGGGCTGTACCTGGAGGATCTGTACGTACGCCCGCAGGCGCGCGGCGCCGGCCACGGCAAGGCGCTGCTGGCGGCGCTCGCGGCGATCTGCGTGGAGCGCGGCTGGTCGCGTTTCGAGTGGTCGGTGCTCGACTGGAACGAGAAGGCGCTGGCCGTCTACCGCTCCATCGGCGCCCTGCCGCAGGACGAGTGGACCGTGCAGCGGCTCACCGGACCGGCGCTGGCCGCACTGGCCGCCACCCGGTCGGACAACCGGACGAATTCGCATGCGAATTGA
- a CDS encoding SIS domain-containing protein has protein sequence MADSTRSPAPGRSRPGLIMAGEIAEQPGVMRRVLDRAAPGITATARRIADRKPRFVLLSARGTSDHAALYAKYLIEVELGLPCGLTSMSTTTAYGATPHLDDVLLITVSQSGGSPDLISSTRAARQAGAITLAVTNNPDSPLAEVSEFHLDLQAGPEKALPATKTYTAELLVLYLFVKGLGGLDPTAAHRLPGLAEQVLARSDEISELAGRYRFAERMVMTSRGYGYPTAKEGALKLMETSYIPALAYSGADLLHGPLAMVDNISPVIAIVTEGRGGEALQPVLDRLRGRGADLVVIGPRLQVRAASGGFAMPTTDVPECLQPLLEILPLQRLAWEIAMARGQDPDSPRAIAKVTETH, from the coding sequence ATGGCGGACAGCACGCGGTCCCCGGCGCCCGGCAGGAGCCGGCCGGGCCTGATCATGGCCGGCGAGATCGCCGAGCAGCCCGGGGTGATGCGGCGCGTGCTGGACCGCGCGGCCCCCGGGATCACCGCGACGGCCCGCCGCATCGCCGACCGCAAACCCCGCTTCGTGCTGCTCAGCGCCCGCGGCACGTCGGACCACGCGGCGCTCTACGCGAAGTACCTGATCGAGGTCGAGCTGGGCCTGCCCTGCGGGCTGACCTCGATGTCGACCACCACCGCCTACGGCGCCACTCCGCACTTGGACGACGTCCTGCTGATCACGGTGAGCCAGTCCGGCGGCTCGCCCGACCTGATCTCGTCCACCAGGGCGGCCAGGCAGGCCGGGGCGATCACCCTGGCGGTGACCAACAACCCGGACTCGCCGCTCGCCGAGGTCTCGGAATTCCACCTGGACCTCCAGGCGGGGCCGGAGAAGGCGCTGCCGGCCACGAAGACGTATACGGCCGAGCTGCTGGTCCTCTACCTCTTCGTGAAGGGCCTGGGCGGCCTCGACCCCACCGCCGCGCACCGCCTGCCGGGCCTGGCGGAACAGGTGCTGGCCCGCAGCGACGAGATAAGCGAGCTGGCCGGCCGCTACCGCTTCGCCGAGCGGATGGTGATGACCTCGCGCGGCTACGGCTACCCCACGGCCAAGGAGGGGGCGCTCAAGCTCATGGAGACCAGCTACATCCCGGCGCTCGCCTACTCCGGCGCCGACCTGCTGCACGGCCCGCTGGCCATGGTGGACAACATCTCGCCGGTCATCGCGATCGTCACCGAGGGGCGCGGCGGCGAGGCCCTCCAGCCGGTGCTCGACCGCCTCCGCGGCCGCGGCGCCGACCTCGTGGTGATCGGCCCCCGCCTCCAGGTCCGCGCGGCCTCCGGCGGCTTCGCGATGCCCACGACCGACGTCCCCGAGTGCCTCCAGCCCCTCCTGGAGATCCTCCCCTTGCAACGCCTGGCCTGGGAGATCGCCATGGCCCGCGGCCAGGACCCCGACTCCCCCCGCGCCATAGCCAAGGTCACCGAAACCCACTGA
- a CDS encoding PAS domain-containing sensor histidine kinase, whose protein sequence is MNDLVREHTALDASDLEWLHLLVSEWQLLSDLSFADLVLWVPTRDGSRYVSVAQMRPNTGPTSYQDDMVGHLVPRGRRPLLDAALDEGRIVREGDPEWREEVPVRVESIPVRRDGRVLGVIARNTNLLTVRTPSRLELTYLQSASDLAQMIAAGAFPFPAEQVDMDASPRAGDGLLRLDADGIVQYASPNALSAYHRLGLAADLVGLHLGKATAELAPARGPVDEALVKLASGWAPREFEVEGGDGVIQLRAIPLKPKGVHTGSLVLLRDVTELRRRERELMTKDATIREIHHRVKNNLQTVAALLRLQARRMDSDSAREALEEAVRRVGSIAIVHETLSQTLDERVEFDEIADRVLAMVAEISPGRVTARRGGRFGILTAEIATPLSMVLTELLQNALEHGFGPGESGSVDITATRGRELITITVQDDGRGLPPGFDAQKAGNLGLQIVRTLVVGELGGTFDMLPAPVRGTRVILELPLES, encoded by the coding sequence ATGAACGACCTCGTACGCGAGCACACGGCGCTCGACGCCTCCGACCTCGAATGGCTCCACCTACTGGTCTCGGAGTGGCAGCTGCTGTCCGACCTGTCCTTCGCGGACCTGGTGCTCTGGGTGCCGACCAGGGACGGTTCGCGGTACGTCTCGGTGGCCCAGATGCGGCCCAACACCGGACCGACCTCGTATCAGGACGACATGGTCGGCCACCTGGTCCCGCGCGGACGGCGGCCGCTGCTGGACGCCGCCCTGGACGAGGGGCGGATCGTGCGGGAGGGCGACCCGGAGTGGCGCGAGGAGGTGCCGGTACGGGTCGAGTCCATCCCGGTGCGCCGGGACGGCCGGGTGCTCGGGGTGATCGCCCGCAACACCAACCTGCTGACCGTCCGCACGCCCAGCCGGCTGGAGCTCACCTACCTGCAGAGCGCCAGCGACCTGGCCCAGATGATCGCGGCCGGCGCCTTCCCCTTCCCGGCCGAGCAGGTCGACATGGACGCCTCGCCGCGGGCCGGCGACGGGCTGCTCAGGCTGGACGCCGACGGCATCGTCCAATACGCCAGCCCCAACGCGCTGTCCGCCTACCACCGGCTGGGGCTGGCCGCCGACCTGGTCGGCCTGCACCTCGGCAAGGCCACCGCCGAACTCGCCCCGGCCCGCGGGCCGGTGGACGAGGCGCTGGTCAAACTGGCCAGTGGCTGGGCGCCGCGCGAGTTCGAGGTGGAGGGCGGCGACGGCGTCATCCAGTTGCGCGCCATCCCGCTCAAGCCCAAGGGCGTCCACACCGGCTCCCTGGTGCTGCTCCGCGACGTCACCGAACTGCGGCGCCGCGAGCGCGAGTTGATGACCAAGGACGCGACCATCCGGGAGATCCACCACCGGGTGAAGAACAACCTCCAGACGGTCGCCGCCCTGTTGCGGCTGCAGGCCCGCCGGATGGACTCCGACAGCGCCCGTGAGGCGCTGGAGGAGGCGGTGCGCCGGGTCGGTTCGATCGCCATCGTGCATGAGACGCTGTCCCAGACCCTGGACGAGCGGGTCGAGTTCGACGAGATCGCCGACCGGGTGCTGGCGATGGTCGCCGAAATCTCACCCGGCCGGGTCACCGCCCGGCGCGGCGGCCGCTTCGGCATCCTCACCGCGGAGATCGCCACCCCGCTGTCCATGGTGCTCACCGAGTTGCTGCAGAACGCGCTCGAACACGGCTTCGGGCCGGGGGAGTCGGGCAGCGTCGACATCACCGCCACCCGTGGCCGTGAGCTGATCACCATCACCGTCCAGGACGACGGCCGCGGCCTGCCGCCGGGCTTCGACGCCCAGAAGGCCGGCAACCTCGGCCTGCAGATCGTCCGCACCCTGGTGGTCGGCGAGTTGGGCGGCACCTTCGACATGCTCCCCGCCCCGGTCCGCGGCACCCGGGTGATCCTCGAACTCCCCCTGGAAAGCTGA
- a CDS encoding SigB/SigF/SigG family RNA polymerase sigma factor, with product MSAELSRGENPGTPAEHDLPAVRGRASVPAQQPDPAGPVGRPQAAGDAARPHPEPAGGQTPRDAMDAAEQARTMEQQPGRPAESRHDEQQPGESPQPAEQSPQPAEPATEPPAAHDPHDRAGARALFVELSKLPEGSPERAELRNQLVRMHLPLVEHLARRFRNRGEPLDDLTQVATIGLIKSVDRFDVDRGVEFSTYATPTVVGEIKRHFRDKGWAVRVPRRLQELRLALTTATGELSQRHGRAPTVHELAEHLKISEEEVLEGLESANAYSTLSLDVPDTDDESPAVADTLGSEDEALEGVEYRESLKPLLEQLPPREKTILLLRFFGNMTQSQIAQEVGISQMHVSRLLARTLAQLRDKLLIEE from the coding sequence ATGAGTGCTGAGCTGTCCCGGGGGGAGAACCCCGGCACACCCGCGGAGCACGACCTGCCCGCGGTGCGCGGTCGCGCCTCCGTACCCGCCCAGCAGCCGGACCCCGCGGGTCCGGTCGGGCGGCCGCAGGCGGCTGGCGACGCGGCCAGGCCCCATCCCGAGCCCGCGGGCGGGCAGACCCCTAGGGACGCAATGGACGCGGCGGAGCAGGCGAGGACGATGGAGCAGCAGCCGGGCCGGCCGGCGGAATCGCGGCACGACGAGCAGCAGCCGGGCGAGTCGCCGCAGCCGGCGGAGCAGTCGCCGCAGCCGGCGGAACCCGCGACGGAGCCGCCGGCGGCGCACGACCCGCACGACCGGGCCGGCGCCCGGGCGCTCTTCGTGGAGCTGAGCAAGCTCCCCGAGGGCTCGCCGGAGCGGGCCGAGCTGCGCAACCAGCTGGTCCGCATGCACCTGCCGCTGGTCGAGCACCTGGCCCGGCGCTTCCGCAACCGCGGCGAGCCGCTCGACGACCTCACCCAGGTCGCCACCATCGGCCTGATCAAGTCGGTGGACCGCTTCGACGTGGACCGCGGGGTGGAATTCTCCACCTATGCCACGCCTACGGTGGTCGGCGAGATCAAACGCCACTTCCGGGACAAGGGCTGGGCGGTACGGGTGCCGCGCCGCCTCCAGGAGCTGCGGCTCGCCCTCACCACCGCGACCGGCGAGCTGTCCCAGCGGCACGGCCGCGCCCCGACCGTCCACGAGCTGGCCGAGCACCTGAAGATCTCCGAGGAGGAGGTCCTCGAAGGCCTGGAGTCGGCGAACGCGTACAGCACGCTGTCGCTGGACGTCCCCGACACCGACGACGAGTCGCCGGCGGTCGCCGACACCCTCGGCTCCGAGGACGAGGCCCTGGAGGGCGTCGAATACCGCGAGTCACTCAAGCCGCTGCTCGAACAGCTGCCGCCCCGCGAGAAGACGATCCTGCTGCTGCGGTTCTTCGGGAACATGACGCAGTCGCAGATCGCGCAGGAGGTCGGCATCTCCCAGATGCACGTCTCACGCCTCCTCGCCCGTACCCTCGCGCAACTCCGCGACAAACTCCTCATCGAGGAGTAG
- a CDS encoding WhiB family transcriptional regulator, with the protein MDWRHRAVCREEDPELFFPIGNTGPALLQIEEAKAVCRRCPVMEQCLQWALESGQDAGVWGGLSEDERRAMKRRAARNRARNASA; encoded by the coding sequence ATGGACTGGCGTCACCGCGCCGTTTGCCGCGAGGAAGACCCCGAGCTCTTCTTCCCCATCGGCAACACCGGTCCTGCGCTGCTGCAGATCGAGGAAGCCAAGGCCGTCTGCCGCCGCTGCCCCGTCATGGAGCAGTGCCTGCAGTGGGCGCTGGAAAGCGGCCAGGACGCCGGTGTCTGGGGTGGCCTCAGCGAGGACGAGCGTCGCGCAATGAAGCGCCGCGCCGCCCGCAACCGGGCCCGCAACGCCAGCGCCTGA
- a CDS encoding anti-sigma regulatory factor: MSQSAGEPGSKDFVEVRLPAAGAYLSVLRTATAGLAARLDFTLDEIEDLRIAVDEACAILLQQAVPGSVLSCVFRLVGDSLWVTVAAPTTDGRAPERDTFAWTVLSALAGEVDSTVAEDKTVSISLHKKRGAVPGLS, from the coding sequence GTGTCCCAGAGCGCAGGCGAGCCCGGGTCGAAGGACTTCGTAGAGGTCCGGCTGCCCGCGGCGGGTGCGTATCTGTCGGTCTTGCGGACGGCCACGGCCGGTCTCGCAGCCCGGCTGGACTTCACCCTTGACGAGATCGAGGATCTGCGGATCGCCGTGGACGAGGCGTGCGCGATCCTTTTGCAGCAGGCGGTGCCGGGCAGCGTCCTCAGCTGCGTTTTCCGGCTGGTCGGCGATTCGCTGTGGGTGACGGTAGCGGCACCCACCACGGACGGCAGGGCGCCGGAGCGCGACACCTTCGCCTGGACGGTGCTCTCCGCACTGGCCGGCGAGGTGGACTCCACCGTCGCCGAGGACAAGACGGTCAGCATCAGTCTGCACAAGAAGCGCGGCGCCGTTCCAGGGCTGTCGTGA